From a single Tachypleus tridentatus isolate NWPU-2018 chromosome 6, ASM421037v1, whole genome shotgun sequence genomic region:
- the LOC143254545 gene encoding glutamate receptor ionotropic, kainate glr-3-like, with product MSVSFQTRNSTFLHVAVDEWFPFVKVTRDGHNEISINGPMKFVLQDLTRSLNFSYTLMSPDDHQWGVQLSNGKWTGMIGMVHRGEVDFALGPFAINYERHQVTDMTNPLYVTHLAVLSGVPRQAPNFFRYLLVCDLKVCLGVLLALLFLTIISASFVLIQEDRTTNNGWVFLSLTNCWSFWRILLYQGSNNLSKYFLLDL from the exons ATGAGCGTGTCTTTCCAGACCAGAAACTCTACTTTTCTGCATGTAGCTGTTGACGAG TGGTTTCCATTTGTCAAAGTTACTCGTGATGGACACAATGAAATCAGTATAAATGGACCAATGAAGTTTGTTCTACAGGACTTAACTCGATCTTTAAATTTTAG CTATACACTGATGTCACCTGATGACCACCAGTGGGGAGTGCAGCTCTCTAATGGAAAGTGGACAGGGATGATCGGCATGGTACACAGAGGG gaAGTGGATTTTGCTTTAGGTCCATTTGCTATTAACTACGAGCGCCACCAAGTGACCGATATGACAAATCCCCTTTACGTTACCCACCTTGCCGTTTTGTCCGGTGTACCTCGACAGGCACCAAACTTCTTCAGATATTTACTAGTTTGTGATTTAAAG GTGTGCTTGGGTGTTTTACTGGCTCTGCTATTCTTGACCATTATCTCGGCATCCTTCGTCCTTATTCAAGAAGACAGAACTACCAACAATGGCTGGGTGTTTTTATCTTTAACCAACTGCTGGTCATTCTGGAGGATATTGTTATATCAAGGTTCAAAcaatctttcaaaatatttcttactcGACCTTTAA
- the LOC143252463 gene encoding uncharacterized protein LOC143252463 isoform X1, protein MFWKQLESFGQLNVSQMDLIHDGLKEYAQNNGWWDSSHGDLNFSQLFGNNYEDGIKRFNCGNNLLFNLLSSGEFSVSSMLTVLCDTESEIYRGIDHKHPTASSQVLVSLLCARLMIDHVIVFITLGNGMRCSV, encoded by the exons ATGTTTTGGAAACAGCTGGAAAGTTTTGGGCAGCTGAACGTATCACAA ATGGATCTGATCCATGATGGACTGAAGGAATATGCACAGAACAATGGATGGTGGGATTCTAGTCATGGGGACTTAAACTTTTCTCAGTTGTTTGGGAATAATTATGAGGATGGAATAAAGAGATTCAACTGTGGGAACAATCTTTTGTTCAACCTATTGTCTTCAG gTGAGTTTAGTGTTTCATCCATGCTGACTGTTTTGTGTGACACTGAGAGTGAAATTTATCGTGGAATAGATCACAAACACCCAACAGCCAGTAGCCAGGTACTGGTCTCACTGTTATGTGCAAGACTAATGATTGATCATGTTATAGTTTTCATAACACTTGGTAATGGCATGAGGTGTAGTGTATGA
- the LOC143252463 gene encoding uncharacterized protein LOC143252463 isoform X2, whose product MFWKQLESFGQLNVSQMDLIHDGLKEYAQNNGWWDSSHGDLNFSQLFGNNYEDGIKRFNCGNNLLFNLLSSGEFSVSSMLTVLCDTESEIYRGIDHKHPTASSQVSVLTPVSSSHPKSVSEGDIEKG is encoded by the exons ATGTTTTGGAAACAGCTGGAAAGTTTTGGGCAGCTGAACGTATCACAA ATGGATCTGATCCATGATGGACTGAAGGAATATGCACAGAACAATGGATGGTGGGATTCTAGTCATGGGGACTTAAACTTTTCTCAGTTGTTTGGGAATAATTATGAGGATGGAATAAAGAGATTCAACTGTGGGAACAATCTTTTGTTCAACCTATTGTCTTCAG gTGAGTTTAGTGTTTCATCCATGCTGACTGTTTTGTGTGACACTGAGAGTGAAATTTATCGTGGAATAGATCACAAACACCCAACAGCCAGTAGCCAG GTTTCTGTTTTGACTCCTGTAAGTTCGTCTCATCCTAAGTCTGTTAGTGAAGGTGATATAGAGAAAGGatga